One genomic segment of Cottoperca gobio chromosome 21, fCotGob3.1, whole genome shotgun sequence includes these proteins:
- the LOC115026505 gene encoding alpha-1,6-mannosylglycoprotein 6-beta-N-acetylglucosaminyltransferase A-like: MEAANREREAKLEVEAQQNQALETLEEHVQVARKDRSNAEQEFMSRAAHNSDVSMETDKSDIPAPPGLSYFKELLHTIQIKLDSEKEKGQLKDEMISKLHSDKLQLQQQVAHIEELLKQQAEKEEKKVKSDDQIKEETHCTLPFMDGYPDCKGKLKWLKEMWRTDPCYVSYGVNGSLCSFLIYLSEIESWCPLLPGRVIPAVSGENSEAGSELAVVRDSLTGLYPSLENKVQFRWIHQRVRSMEGIWVEAGRSLSAKYNLRERKVKQILVHPGVVTYESRARITEAAFSGGPLGELVQWSDLISTLYILGHNLHLTTSIPDLKYFFGATGGCPPNYLKTTVNLIYTDIIGLRQIKNMLQASWINYRCLIRVLDTFGTEPDFNHAAWAKKHNLESPFGSLNMIPLQFYTMFPHTPDNTFLGFVVQHQRSSEEAEQLESTRRLNQALVYGKRQTFWKGKTAYLDVIHKHLEIHGTVDSIALIPKYVINHGIIKGTKVQALLRQSKVFVGLSFPYEGPAPLEAIANGCAFLNPRLRPPQNRLNTEFFKGKPNIREVTSQHPYAEAIGEPYVWMVDMHNTTDVERALTAILNQSIEPYLPYEFSCEGMLQRVNILIEKQDLCTSTGSWPPLSVLQVVKAEVDTSCKTACQKEGLICEPAFFPHLNNAKHLANYSVDCQTSELSDSRLVFPAYNSSSKHCRFQSDPLLFSCVRSDQSLIRICPCRDYIKDQIALCKECI, from the exons TCCCTGCCCCACCTGGCCTGAGTTACTTCAAAGAACTATTACACACAATCCAGATTAAGTTGGATTCAGAAAAAGAGAAGGGACAACTGAAGGATGAGATGATTAGCAAGCTGCATTCGGATAAACTCCAACTTCAGCAACAAGTGGCTCATATTGAGGAACTCCTAAAGCAACaggcagagaaagaagagaagaaagtcaAATCTG ATGATCAAATCAAAGAGGAAACACATTGCACACTGCCATTCATGGATGGATACCCAGATTGTAAGGGGAAATTGAAG TGGCTGAAGGAGATGTGGAGGACTGACCCTTGCTACGTCAGTTATGGGGTGAACGGATCTCTGTGCTCCTTCCTTATCTACCTCAGCGAG ATAGAGTCCTGGTGTCCTCTTCTTCCAGGCCGAGTGATTCCCGCAGTGTCAGGGGAAAACTCAGAG GCGGGATCTGAACTTGCAGTGGTACGGGACAGTCTAACAGGTCTGTATCCATCTCTGGAGAACAAAGTCCAGTTCCGTTGGATTCACCAAAGAGTTCGCAGTATGGAAGGGATTTGGGTCGAGGCTGGACGCTCTCTTTCAGCCAAATACAACCTCAGAGAGCGGAAAGTTAAACAG ATTCTGGTGCACCCCGGAGTTGTGACATATGAATCTCGTGCTAGAATAACAGAGGCTGCCTTTAGTGGGGGCCCCCTTGGAGAACTAGTCCAGTGGAGTGACCTCATCTCCACACTTTACATCCTGGGTCACAATCTTCACCTTACTACCTCCATACCTGACCTTAAGTA ttTCTTTGGTGCAACAGGTGGCTGCCCAcctaattatttaaaaacaacagtaaaccTGATCTATACAGACATTATCGGCCTTAGGCAGATTAAGAATATGCTACAGGCATCTTGGATCAACTACAG GTGTTTGATACGGGTGTTGGATACTTTTGGCACTGAGCCTGACTTCAATCATGCAGCTTGGGCCAAAAAACACAACCTTGAAAGTCCATTTGGCAGCCTGAATATGATCCCACTGCAGTTCTACACAATGTTCC CTCATACACCGGACAACACATTCCTGGGCTTTGTGGTGCAGCACCAGCGGAGCTCTGAAGAAGCTGAGCAGTTAGAGTCTACCAGAAGACTAAACCAGGCACTTGTATATGGCAAGAGACAAACGTTTTGGAAG GGTAAAACGGCATACCTGGACGTTATCCACAAGCACTTGGAGATCCATGGGACGGTTGATAGCATTGCTTTAATTCCAAAATATGTGATAAACCATGGCATTATCAAAGGCACTAAGGTTCAGGCCCTGTTGAGACAGAGCAAG GTTTTTGTTGGATTGTCTTTCCCATATGAAGGCCCTGCCCCATTGGAGGCCATAGCCAATGGCTGTGCTTTCCTGAACCCCAGGTTACGACCTCCGCAGAATAGGCTGAACACAGAGTTCTTCAAGGGAAAGCCCAACATTAGAGAG GTGACATCCCAGCATCCTTATGCTGAGGCCATAGGGGAGCCCTATGTGTGGATGGTAGACATGCACAACACAACAGATGTAGAGAGAGCTCTCACTGCTATCCTGAATCAGAGT ATTGAGCCCTACCTTCCCTATGAGTTTTCCTGTGAAGGGATGCTTCAGAGGGTCAACATCCTGATTGAAAAACAG GACTTATGCACCAGTACAGGGAGCTGGCCCCCACTGAGCGTGCTACAGGTTGTGAAGGCAGAGGTGGACACATCATGTAAAACTGCATGCCAGAAGGAGGGGCTGATCTGTGAACCTGCATTCTTCCCACATCTTAACAATGCAAAGCATCTTGCCAA CTACAGTGTAGATTGTCAGACATCAGAGCTTTCTGATAGTCGCCTGGTGTTTCCAGcctacaacagcagcagtaaacaCTGTCGGTTCCAGTCTGACCCCCTGCTCTtcagctgtgtgagatcagACCAGTCCTTGATTCGCATCTGCCCCTGTCGAGACTACATTAAGGACCAGATAGCCTTATGCAAAGAATGTATCTAA